AAGTATAGTTACTTTTATTTTCCTCAGAAGCTTGTATTTTGGTTTGTTCATTGAACATTAGAAATCCCAAAATACTAAACAAAGAAACCAACAAAGCAACTAGTATAGCTTTTTTTTCGATCTTCATTATTTTTTTCAACTCCTCTCTATTCGTGTGATTTTGTGTGAGTCGGATCACACATATATTCCAATTTTCCATTCATAGATAAACAATTGTTCTCTTGAATCAAAAAATGAAAACAGATTAAAGTGAATTATAGATTTCTCAACTAGACAACATATACCCTCTTGAACGAACAGTTCGGATATATTTTGGTTTGAAGGAATCATCTTCTAGTTTTTTCCTTAGATGGAAAACTAAATTGGCTACACGATATTTCTTATCGCCTTTTTCTTCGCCCCAAACACTTTTGTACAGTTCTTCATATGTGATTGCTTCTCCTTTGCGACGAATCAAAGATTCTAAGGCTTTGAATTCCAACTTAGTCAGTCCTACTTCCCCTTTTCCTTCAATACTTACGGAGAAATTATTAGGGACTAGTCGAATTGCTGGTGGTTGTCCTTCCATTGTTGGATGTACAGTATCAGTAATAGTCTCTTGTTTCTGCTTCTTATCAGTTCTTCTCTCAAGTGTATTCATAATAGACAAACAAAATTCATCTGACTCTGTCCGATTATCAAAAGTACCATCCGCTCCAAGTTGAAGATGGACAATACGATTTATCTTTGTTGACTCATCAGATAAAATCCAGACAAAATGATTCGTCAAACTTCTCACTTTGATTATCGACTCACACGTCAAGCCAATATCTTCTATAGTAGGTTCATTGATGATCACCGCGTCCATTTGGGGAATCCTTTCCTCCATTTCATTTAAATTGACATGATGAAGCGTGCATTTTTTTTCTTTTAAAGCAACTATGTATTCTGATTGATCCTCTTCAATAGTATTTACTAAGG
This genomic stretch from Enterococcus haemoperoxidus ATCC BAA-382 harbors:
- a CDS encoding winged helix-turn-helix domain-containing protein, which codes for MFNIALVNTIEEDQSEYIVALKEKKCTLHHVNLNEMEERIPQMDAVIINEPTIEDIGLTCESIIKVRSLTNHFVWILSDESTKINRIVHLQLGADGTFDNRTESDEFCLSIMNTLERRTDKKQKQETITDTVHPTMEGQPPAIRLVPNNFSVSIEGKGEVGLTKLEFKALESLIRRKGEAITYEELYKSVWGEEKGDKKYRVANLVFHLRKKLEDDSFKPKYIRTVRSRGYMLSS